The Desulfobulbaceae bacterium DB1 genome includes a region encoding these proteins:
- a CDS encoding TIGR01777 family protein, producing the protein MKAMMSGGTGFVGKHLAARLDTPILLGRNPARIQREMQGVEARQWDLGRPLDPAVFSGVDTVFHLAGESVFKGRWNAEKKDRILRSRVEGTKNLVTALGQTPNPPATLLCASAIGYYGSRGAEMLNESSPAGNDFLATVCKSWEEEARKAEEFGIRVVSLRIGVVLGADGGALPQMLLPFKLGLGGRLGSGDQYMSWIHIDDLVSLMLHAAGDKNIKGPINAVTPNPVTNREFTAQLAAALHRPALLPVPGFALKIALGEFAEVLLSSQRVLPETALLSGFHFAHPVLRNALADILSSR; encoded by the coding sequence ATGAAAGCGATGATGAGCGGAGGAACCGGTTTTGTCGGCAAACATCTTGCCGCGCGGCTTGACACTCCGATCCTTCTCGGACGAAATCCGGCACGGATACAACGGGAGATGCAGGGGGTCGAAGCGCGGCAATGGGATCTCGGCCGCCCCCTTGACCCCGCCGTCTTTTCCGGAGTGGATACGGTTTTTCATTTGGCGGGAGAATCCGTATTCAAGGGGAGGTGGAATGCGGAGAAAAAGGATCGCATCCTGCGCAGCCGGGTGGAGGGGACCAAAAACCTGGTCACCGCCCTGGGTCAGACACCAAATCCCCCGGCCACGCTGCTGTGCGCCTCTGCCATCGGTTATTACGGTTCCCGCGGAGCCGAAATGCTCAACGAATCGTCCCCGGCCGGCAATGATTTCCTGGCCACGGTCTGCAAATCCTGGGAAGAGGAGGCGCGCAAGGCGGAAGAATTCGGCATCAGAGTTGTTTCACTGCGGATCGGCGTGGTGCTCGGGGCCGACGGCGGCGCACTGCCGCAGATGCTTCTCCCCTTCAAGCTGGGGCTGGGCGGCAGGCTGGGCAGCGGCGATCAGTACATGTCCTGGATACATATTGATGACCTGGTCAGCCTCATGCTCCATGCGGCAGGCGACAAAAACATCAAAGGCCCGATCAATGCCGTGACGCCGAATCCCGTGACCAACCGGGAGTTCACCGCGCAGCTTGCCGCCGCGTTGCACCGACCCGCCCTGCTTCCGGTTCCGGGATTCGCCCTGAAAATCGCCCTGGGGGAATTTGCCGAGGTGCTGCTCTCCTCCCAGCGGGTTCTGCCGGAAACAGCGCTGCTGTCGGGATTTCACTTCGCCCATCCAGTGCTGCGCAACGCGCTTGCAGACATCCTGTCGTCCCGTTAG